One window of the Gammaproteobacteria bacterium genome contains the following:
- the secF gene encoding protein translocase subunit SecF, which produces MEFFHNIPHINFLGVRKLAMGMSLVVLVAAIASLSVHGLNFGVDFTGGVTVQVSYPKSADLDQVRKALAAGGFENSIAQNYGTPQEVLIRLQAAAGESDKDTGNKVIAALQKSEPGVQLQQVNFVGPEVGKDLATKGALAFVITLVAILLYIVMRFEWRLAVGAVAATLHDVVFVVGFFSLLHIEFDLNVLASVLAVMGYSVNDTVVVFDRIRENFRKMRKGTPTEVMNMAINETLSRTIMTSGVTLLVVVALLILGGPVLHGFSLALFVGIIVGTYSSIYIASATALMLGVSKSDLMPVKKGEAVDDMP; this is translated from the coding sequence ATGGAATTCTTCCACAACATACCGCACATCAACTTCCTCGGCGTCCGCAAGCTCGCCATGGGCATGTCGCTGGTGGTGCTTGTCGCGGCGATCGCCTCGCTGAGCGTGCACGGCCTGAACTTCGGCGTGGACTTCACCGGCGGCGTGACCGTGCAGGTGAGCTACCCCAAGAGCGCGGACCTGGACCAGGTGCGCAAGGCGCTGGCCGCCGGCGGCTTCGAGAACTCGATCGCGCAGAACTACGGCACCCCGCAGGAGGTGCTGATCCGCCTGCAGGCCGCCGCGGGCGAGTCCGACAAGGACACCGGCAACAAGGTGATCGCTGCGCTGCAGAAGAGCGAGCCCGGCGTGCAGCTGCAGCAGGTGAACTTCGTGGGCCCCGAGGTCGGCAAGGACCTCGCTACCAAGGGCGCGCTGGCCTTCGTCATCACGCTGGTGGCGATCCTGCTCTACATCGTGATGCGCTTCGAGTGGCGCCTGGCAGTCGGCGCGGTGGCGGCGACCCTGCACGACGTGGTGTTCGTGGTCGGCTTCTTCTCGCTGCTGCACATCGAGTTCGACCTCAACGTGCTGGCTTCGGTGCTGGCGGTGATGGGCTACTCGGTGAACGACACGGTGGTGGTGTTCGACCGGATCCGCGAGAACTTCCGCAAGATGCGCAAGGGCACGCCGACGGAGGTCATGAACATGGCCATCAACGAGACCCTGTCGCGTACCATCATGACTTCGGGCGTGACGTTGCTGGTGGTGGTGGCGCTGCTGATCCTGGGCGGCCCGGTGCTGCACGGCTTCTCGCTGGCGCTGTTCGTGGGCATCATCGTGGGCACCTACTCCTCCATCTACATCGCGAGCGCCACGGCGCTGATGCTGGGCGTGAGCAAGTCGGACCTGATGCCGGTGAAGAAGGGCGAAGCCGTCGACGACATGCCCTGA
- the secD gene encoding protein translocase subunit SecD yields the protein MMNRYPLWKNLLVVVITAAGLLFALPNLYGEDPSVQVSSKAGALTADNQKQVEGALKDASVPFEAAALEDKTLVVRFADTDAQLHGLETIRKSLGQNYTAAMNLAPRTPAWMQTMGLKPMAKGLDLQGGVHFQLLVDLNAAAQGKLQRISNDIRGAMRAKQIRYEDVSLSGGSISVQLHSPEDLASARGLFARQYPELQLSDGGAANSLIATMAPQNMQDLRQQAVEQNITTLRNRVNELGVAEPIVQQQGPSSIVVELPGVQDAAHAKDILGGTATLEFRLVDYTANAFEAQQTNHVPLDDQLFTRKDNGQPVLLKRDVIASGDQLVNAQSGFSQDQGTPDVNVTLDSAAATKMGETTRQNLGKPMAVLFIETKSETRMVDGQPVVSHTKVYSVISVATIQGIFSKNFQITGLGQDEAKNLAIMLRAGSLAAPMDFIEERTVGPSLGAENIKQGFYAALLGFALVVVFMGIYYKVFGVIADLAVFMNLVLTVALLSMIQATLTLPGIAGIVLTLGMGVDANVLINERIREEVRAGNTPQAAIHAGYERAFATIVDAHVTTLIAAFMLFLFGSGPVKGFAVTLTLGIITSLFTAIMGTRSIVNAAFGGRKLDKLPV from the coding sequence ATGATGAACCGTTACCCCTTGTGGAAGAACCTGCTGGTGGTGGTGATCACCGCCGCGGGCCTCTTGTTCGCGCTGCCCAACCTCTACGGAGAGGACCCGTCGGTGCAGGTCTCCTCCAAGGCCGGCGCGCTGACGGCCGACAACCAGAAGCAGGTGGAAGGCGCGCTCAAGGACGCCAGCGTCCCGTTCGAGGCCGCCGCGCTGGAGGACAAGACGCTGGTGGTGCGCTTCGCCGATACCGACGCGCAGCTGCACGGCCTGGAGACGATCCGCAAGTCGCTGGGCCAGAACTACACCGCGGCCATGAACCTGGCACCGCGCACCCCGGCCTGGATGCAGACCATGGGCCTGAAGCCCATGGCCAAGGGCCTGGACCTGCAGGGCGGCGTGCACTTCCAGCTGCTGGTGGACCTCAACGCCGCAGCGCAGGGCAAGCTGCAGCGCATCTCCAACGACATCCGCGGCGCCATGCGCGCCAAGCAGATCCGCTACGAGGACGTGTCCCTGAGCGGCGGCAGCATCAGCGTGCAGCTGCACTCGCCGGAGGACCTTGCGAGCGCGCGCGGCCTGTTCGCGCGCCAGTACCCGGAGCTGCAGCTCAGCGACGGCGGCGCGGCCAATAGCCTGATCGCCACCATGGCGCCCCAGAACATGCAGGACCTGCGCCAGCAGGCGGTGGAGCAGAACATCACCACCCTGCGCAACCGCGTGAACGAGCTCGGCGTGGCCGAGCCGATCGTGCAGCAGCAGGGCCCGAGCAGCATCGTGGTGGAGCTGCCGGGCGTGCAGGACGCGGCCCACGCCAAGGACATCCTGGGCGGCACCGCAACCCTCGAGTTCCGGCTGGTGGACTACACCGCCAACGCTTTCGAGGCGCAGCAGACCAACCACGTGCCGCTGGATGACCAGCTGTTCACCCGCAAGGACAACGGCCAGCCGGTGCTCCTGAAGCGCGACGTGATCGCGAGCGGCGACCAGCTGGTCAACGCCCAGTCCGGCTTCAGCCAGGACCAGGGCACGCCGGACGTGAACGTGACGCTGGACTCGGCCGCCGCCACCAAGATGGGCGAGACCACCCGCCAGAACCTGGGCAAGCCTATGGCGGTGCTGTTCATCGAGACCAAGAGCGAGACCCGCATGGTGGACGGCCAGCCGGTCGTCAGCCACACCAAGGTCTACTCGGTCATCAGCGTCGCCACCATCCAGGGCATCTTCAGCAAGAACTTCCAGATCACGGGCCTGGGGCAGGACGAGGCGAAGAACCTCGCCATCATGCTGCGCGCGGGTTCGCTGGCGGCGCCGATGGACTTCATCGAGGAGCGCACCGTCGGCCCAAGCCTGGGCGCCGAGAACATCAAGCAGGGCTTCTACGCCGCGCTGCTGGGCTTCGCCCTGGTGGTGGTGTTCATGGGCATCTACTACAAGGTGTTCGGCGTGATCGCCGACCTCGCGGTGTTCATGAACCTGGTGCTGACGGTGGCGCTGCTGTCAATGATCCAGGCCACCCTGACGCTGCCCGGCATCGCCGGCATCGTGCTGACGCTGGGCATGGGCGTGGACGCCAACGTGCTGATCAACGAGCGCATCCGCGAGGAGGTGCGCGCCGGCAACACGCCGCAGGCCGCGATCCACGCCGGCTACGAGCGCGCCTTCGCCACCATCGTGGACGCCCACGTCACCACGCTGATCGCGGCCTTCATGCTGTTCCTGTTCGGCTCGGGACCGGTGAAGGGCTTCGCGGTGACACTGACGCTCGGCATCATCACCTCGCTGTTCACGGCCATCATGGGCACCCGCTCCATCGTGAACGCCGCGTTCGGCGGCCGGAAGCTGGACAAGCTCCCGGTTTGA
- the yajC gene encoding preprotein translocase subunit YajC, translating to MSFFISDAYAAGAAPQGDFLTSFVVPMVIIIGGFWFFLMRPQQKRQKEHQQLLSNIAKGDEVVTSSGILGKVKEVGDQFLTVEIASGVEVKLQKQAVGNVLPKGTLKNL from the coding sequence ATGAGCTTCTTCATCTCCGATGCCTACGCCGCCGGCGCGGCGCCCCAGGGCGACTTCCTCACCTCCTTCGTCGTCCCGATGGTCATCATCATCGGCGGCTTCTGGTTCTTCCTGATGCGCCCGCAGCAGAAGCGCCAGAAGGAGCACCAGCAGCTGCTCTCGAACATCGCCAAGGGCGACGAGGTGGTCACCTCGAGCGGCATCCTCGGCAAGGTGAAGGAAGTGGGCGACCAGTTCCTGACCGTGGAGATCGCCTCGGGCGTCGAGGTGAAGCTGCAGAAGCAGGCCGTGGGCAACGTGCTGCCCAAGGGCACCCTCAAGAACCTCTGA
- the tgt gene encoding tRNA guanosine(34) transglycosylase Tgt — protein MKFELISSSDGARRGRLVFDRGTVQTPAFMPVGTYGTVKAMTPEELREVGAEIILGNTFHLMLRPGTEIIRAHGDLHGFMHWEGPILTDSGGFQVWSLAELRKISEQGVSFQSPVNGDKVFLAPEDSIRIQHELGSDIIMVFDECTPYPATQEQARESMELSLRWAKRCHAAHGEHPSALFGIVQGGMYGELRRASLDGLAAIGFDGYAIGGLSVGETEAERLAVLEALQPHLPQDRPRYLMGVGTPEDLVEAVARGVDMFDCVMPTRNARNGHLFTSEGVVRIRNSIYMRDTRPLDPACGCYTCRNYSRAYLKHLDKCGEILGPRLMTIHNLHFYLSLMRTMREAIEAGRFAVWAREYLARRRGAAEPVT, from the coding sequence ATGAAATTCGAGCTTATTTCCAGCTCCGACGGCGCCCGCAGGGGGCGCCTCGTGTTCGACCGCGGCACCGTGCAAACCCCGGCTTTCATGCCGGTGGGAACCTACGGCACCGTGAAGGCCATGACGCCGGAGGAGCTGCGCGAAGTCGGCGCCGAGATCATCCTCGGCAACACCTTCCACCTGATGCTCAGGCCCGGCACCGAGATCATCCGCGCCCACGGCGACCTGCACGGCTTCATGCACTGGGAGGGACCGATCCTGACGGATTCCGGCGGCTTCCAGGTGTGGAGCCTGGCAGAGCTGCGCAAGATCAGCGAGCAGGGCGTGAGCTTCCAGTCTCCGGTGAACGGGGACAAGGTGTTCCTGGCGCCGGAGGACTCCATCCGCATCCAGCACGAGCTGGGCTCCGACATCATCATGGTGTTCGACGAGTGCACGCCCTATCCCGCGACGCAGGAGCAGGCACGCGAGTCCATGGAGCTCTCCCTGCGCTGGGCGAAGCGCTGCCATGCGGCCCACGGCGAGCATCCTTCCGCGCTGTTCGGCATCGTGCAGGGCGGCATGTACGGGGAGCTGCGGCGCGCCTCCCTGGACGGGCTTGCGGCCATCGGCTTCGACGGCTATGCCATCGGCGGACTCTCGGTCGGCGAGACGGAGGCGGAACGGCTCGCAGTGCTGGAGGCTCTGCAGCCGCACCTGCCCCAGGACCGGCCCCGTTACCTGATGGGGGTGGGCACGCCGGAGGACCTGGTGGAAGCGGTAGCGCGGGGGGTGGACATGTTCGACTGCGTGATGCCGACCCGCAACGCCCGCAACGGGCACCTCTTCACCAGCGAGGGGGTGGTCCGCATCCGCAACAGCATATATATGAGGGATACTCGGCCCCTGGACCCCGCCTGCGGCTGCTACACCTGCCGCAACTATAGCCGCGCCTACCTGAAGCACCTGGACAAGTGCGGCGAGATCCTGGGTCCCCGCCTCATGACCATCCATAACCTGCATTTCTACCTGTCCCTGATGCGGACCATGCGCGAGGCCATCGAGGCCGGGCGCTTCGCCGTCTGGGCCCGCGAGTACCTGGCCCGTCGCCGGGGTGCCGCTGAACCTGTAACCTGA
- the queA gene encoding tRNA preQ1(34) S-adenosylmethionine ribosyltransferase-isomerase QueA, whose amino-acid sequence MRRSDFHYELPPGLIAQHPLAVRSASRLLCLDGATGALQDRMFRELPTLLEPGDLLVFNDTKVVPARLYGRKETGGAVEFLVERILDPRTALVHARASKPWRPGMRVLFAEGVEARLLERDGGLLKVEFLGATLPEFLYAHGHMPLPPYIERDDAAEDKERYQTVYARVPGAVAAPTAGLHFDQATLDELKRRGVRSAQVTLHVGAGTFQPVREEDIRDHRMHSERAVVAQDVCDAVAKTKAAGKRVVAVGTTAVRSLESAAAGGELAPLDRDTDIFIYPGYKFRVVDAMVTNFHLPESTLLMLLCAFAGQERVMAAYRHAVEQRYRFFSYGDAMFVTIAPESKA is encoded by the coding sequence ATGCGGCGCAGCGATTTCCACTACGAACTGCCTCCCGGCCTCATCGCCCAGCATCCCCTGGCGGTGCGCAGCGCGAGCCGCCTCCTGTGCCTGGACGGTGCCACGGGCGCGTTGCAGGACCGCATGTTCCGCGAATTGCCCACGCTGCTGGAGCCCGGGGACCTCCTGGTGTTCAACGACACCAAGGTGGTGCCGGCGCGGCTCTATGGCCGCAAGGAGACGGGCGGGGCGGTTGAGTTCCTGGTGGAGCGCATCCTGGACCCGCGCACGGCACTGGTGCACGCCCGCGCCAGCAAGCCCTGGCGGCCGGGTATGCGTGTGCTGTTCGCCGAGGGAGTCGAGGCCCGGCTCCTGGAACGGGATGGCGGGCTGCTGAAGGTGGAGTTCCTGGGCGCGACCCTACCGGAGTTCCTCTACGCCCACGGCCACATGCCGCTGCCTCCTTATATAGAGCGCGACGACGCGGCTGAGGATAAGGAGCGCTACCAGACGGTGTATGCCCGGGTGCCGGGAGCGGTGGCGGCGCCCACGGCGGGCCTGCACTTCGACCAGGCGACTCTGGACGAACTGAAGCGCCGCGGCGTGCGCAGCGCCCAGGTCACGCTGCACGTGGGGGCAGGCACCTTCCAGCCGGTGCGGGAAGAGGACATCCGCGACCACAGGATGCACAGCGAGCGGGCGGTCGTCGCACAGGATGTGTGCGACGCCGTCGCGAAGACCAAGGCAGCGGGGAAAAGAGTAGTGGCGGTGGGTACCACGGCAGTGAGGAGCCTGGAGTCCGCCGCGGCAGGCGGCGAGCTCGCGCCCCTGGACAGGGACACGGACATCTTCATCTACCCCGGCTACAAGTTCCGGGTGGTGGACGCCATGGTGACGAACTTCCACCTGCCGGAATCGACGCTCTTGATGCTGCTCTGCGCCTTCGCCGGGCAGGAGCGGGTGATGGCGGCCTACCGCCACGCGGTGGAGCAACGCTACCGCTTCTTCAGCTACGGCGACGCCATGTTCGTGACCATCGCGCCTGAATCAAAGGCCTAA
- a CDS encoding PDZ domain-containing protein, with product MKNWKILLLAAACAVPLAASAAGLPAPKAAPTPEAIPAGDARPGTPTPTPSAKPGAVPGVSPNKDQAELEKQLEQARRQMDEAARHVAELSMQLNSNYMRNVDVMRERLVSMQRRGFLGIDLGEDEDDGAAISGITPGGPADKAGLREGDTIVSINGNAFKASGGDSASDKLVAFMRTTKPGDSLKVAYNRDGKSATTTVTAGSLRDFDAFFIAPPVPPVAPVPPVPPVPPLGGLNMFFSTGGRWGEMQLVNVTPGLGQYFGTDKGLLVLHVPKDSALQLQEGDVIVQLGGRNPGSPPHAMRILGSYGPGENVKIDIMRKGKAQTLNVTLPKDKDEDSMSFNWSTDSDDDEDAAVSR from the coding sequence ATGAAGAACTGGAAGATCCTGTTGCTGGCGGCGGCCTGCGCCGTGCCGCTGGCTGCGAGCGCCGCCGGCCTGCCCGCGCCGAAGGCGGCACCCACCCCCGAAGCCATCCCGGCCGGCGATGCCAGGCCCGGCACTCCCACGCCGACGCCTTCGGCCAAGCCGGGCGCCGTGCCCGGCGTGAGCCCGAACAAGGACCAGGCGGAGCTGGAGAAGCAACTGGAGCAGGCGCGCCGGCAGATGGATGAGGCCGCGCGCCACGTGGCCGAGCTCTCCATGCAGCTCAACAGCAACTACATGCGGAATGTGGACGTGATGCGCGAGCGCCTGGTGAGCATGCAGCGCCGCGGTTTCCTCGGCATCGACCTTGGCGAAGACGAGGATGACGGCGCGGCCATCTCCGGCATCACCCCCGGCGGCCCTGCGGACAAGGCTGGCCTGCGCGAGGGCGACACCATCGTGTCCATCAACGGCAACGCGTTCAAGGCTTCCGGCGGCGACAGCGCCTCGGACAAGCTGGTGGCGTTCATGCGCACCACCAAGCCGGGCGACAGCCTGAAGGTCGCCTACAACCGCGACGGCAAGAGCGCGACCACGACGGTCACCGCCGGCAGCCTGCGTGATTTCGACGCATTCTTCATCGCGCCGCCGGTTCCCCCGGTCGCGCCGGTGCCGCCGGTCCCGCCCGTGCCGCCGCTGGGCGGACTCAACATGTTCTTCAGCACCGGCGGCCGCTGGGGCGAGATGCAGCTGGTGAACGTGACGCCGGGGCTCGGCCAGTACTTCGGCACCGACAAGGGCCTGTTGGTGCTGCACGTGCCCAAGGACTCGGCACTGCAGCTGCAGGAAGGCGACGTGATCGTGCAGCTGGGCGGCCGCAACCCCGGCAGCCCGCCCCACGCCATGCGCATCCTCGGGTCCTACGGCCCGGGCGAGAACGTGAAGATAGACATCATGCGCAAGGGCAAGGCCCAGACCCTGAACGTGACCCTGCCGAAGGACAAGGATGAAGACTCCATGTCCTTCAACTGGTCCACGGACAGCGATGACGATGAGGATGCTGCCGTCAGCAGATGA
- a CDS encoding RNA polymerase sigma factor, producing the protein MSSRFDHSVPDGVLDRAKAGDRAAQAELFDAFSHAVFGLARRMLGRADLAEDVLQETFVEVLRHLPKFRGEAPVGMWIRRIAVNECLMHLRSHWHRYRLPLGGEGESTPMDEWLAADEPPPDKGLDMERALDALSPEARAVVWLHDVEGYTHVEIGRLMNATPSYSKSQLARAYVRMRQWAGGPREVEPCMPALNN; encoded by the coding sequence ATGAGCAGCCGCTTCGACCACAGCGTCCCGGACGGGGTCCTGGACCGTGCCAAGGCTGGCGACCGCGCCGCCCAGGCGGAACTGTTCGATGCCTTCAGCCATGCGGTGTTCGGCCTGGCGCGCCGCATGCTCGGACGCGCGGACCTGGCGGAGGACGTGCTGCAGGAGACCTTCGTGGAGGTGCTGCGCCACCTGCCGAAGTTCCGCGGTGAGGCGCCGGTGGGGATGTGGATACGCCGCATCGCCGTGAACGAGTGCCTGATGCACCTGCGTTCCCACTGGCACCGCTACCGGCTGCCGCTGGGAGGCGAGGGCGAGTCGACTCCGATGGACGAGTGGCTGGCGGCGGACGAGCCGCCGCCGGACAAGGGCCTGGACATGGAGCGGGCGCTGGATGCGCTCTCGCCCGAGGCCCGCGCGGTGGTGTGGCTGCACGACGTGGAGGGCTACACCCACGTGGAGATCGGGCGGCTCATGAACGCCACGCCGAGTTATTCGAAATCACAGCTGGCACGCGCCTACGTGCGCATGCGGCAATGGGCCGGAGGGCCCCGGGAGGTGGAACCATGCATGCCAGCCTTGAACAACTGA
- a CDS encoding ROK family protein, with the protein MKMGTARTLLAADIGGTRARFRHAGGVLELGTRDYPHIEALLAAVFGRLYIGPGADVVLAVAGPAQGGRARLTNLDWECDGAALRRRFGFNRLVLMNDLEAAAHTLAEQPPADAAVLHAGAAAGRQAVVSVSTGLGVAYWSRSGGMLHVEAAEAGHTGFAPGEAWEAEFLRALEAQHPGRVSWERVLSGAGLAALDAHLRQEPAASPAEVVQRARTGDEAAVAAVWRYSRLLGVFAGDLVLAAPAPGGVWLMGGVLAGLGALFDTPAFLQGFTAKGRLSPQLAQVPVRRTADDHLGLTGAWLTAEALAPA; encoded by the coding sequence ATGAAGATGGGCACGGCACGCACCCTCCTGGCGGCGGACATCGGCGGCACCCGTGCGCGGTTCCGCCACGCGGGCGGCGTGCTCGAGCTCGGCACGCGCGACTATCCCCACATCGAGGCACTGCTCGCGGCGGTATTCGGGCGCCTGTACATCGGGCCCGGCGCCGACGTGGTGCTGGCGGTGGCGGGACCCGCGCAAGGGGGGCGCGCGCGCCTCACCAACCTGGACTGGGAATGCGACGGCGCCGCGCTGCGCCGGCGCTTCGGCTTCAACCGGCTCGTGCTGATGAACGACCTGGAGGCGGCGGCCCACACGCTGGCGGAGCAGCCGCCTGCCGACGCAGCGGTGCTGCACGCGGGAGCGGCAGCGGGGCGCCAGGCGGTGGTGAGCGTGAGCACCGGCCTCGGCGTCGCCTACTGGTCACGCTCCGGCGGCATGCTGCACGTGGAAGCCGCCGAGGCGGGCCACACAGGCTTTGCGCCCGGCGAGGCCTGGGAAGCGGAATTCCTGCGCGCACTCGAGGCGCAGCATCCCGGCCGGGTGAGCTGGGAGCGGGTGCTCTCGGGCGCCGGGCTCGCGGCGCTGGACGCCCATCTGCGGCAGGAACCTGCGGCCAGTCCGGCGGAAGTGGTGCAGCGGGCGCGTACAGGAGACGAGGCCGCGGTGGCGGCGGTGTGGCGCTATTCGCGCCTGCTGGGCGTGTTCGCGGGCGACCTGGTACTGGCCGCACCGGCGCCCGGCGGCGTCTGGCTCATGGGAGGCGTGCTCGCGGGGTTGGGCGCCCTGTTCGACACGCCGGCTTTCCTGCAGGGTTTCACCGCCAAGGGACGCCTCTCCCCCCAGCTCGCCCAAGTGCCGGTACGGCGGACCGCCGACGACCATCTGGGCCTCACCGGTGCCTGGCTCACGGCCGAGGCCCTGGCGCCCGCCTGA
- a CDS encoding hemerythrin domain-containing protein, whose amino-acid sequence MNHVLATPIDDLRREHANMRSVLMLVSDQLDKLERMGVADYVLLANALYYMRKFPGRVHHPKEDLIFQRLAELDPSWKAEVERVRGQHAEIYALEDDLIERALDNPDPGSEPCAELVRHGRRYLQLQRQHSESEERLLFPQALGVLQARDWASIRARIKQVDDPLFGNHGGGRYRLLYEQIMRDAEDT is encoded by the coding sequence TCCTCGCCACGCCGATCGACGACTTGCGGCGCGAGCACGCCAACATGCGCAGCGTGCTCATGCTGGTCTCTGACCAGCTCGACAAGCTGGAGCGGATGGGTGTCGCGGACTACGTGCTGCTGGCGAACGCGCTGTACTACATGCGCAAGTTCCCCGGCCGTGTGCACCATCCCAAGGAGGACCTGATCTTCCAGCGCCTGGCTGAGTTGGACCCCAGCTGGAAGGCGGAGGTGGAGCGGGTGCGGGGCCAGCATGCGGAGATCTACGCGCTGGAGGACGACCTCATCGAGCGGGCGCTGGACAACCCCGATCCGGGCAGCGAGCCCTGCGCGGAACTGGTGCGGCATGGCCGCCGCTACCTGCAACTGCAGCGCCAGCACTCCGAGTCCGAGGAACGGCTGCTGTTCCCCCAGGCCCTCGGCGTGCTGCAGGCGAGAGACTGGGCCTCGATCCGGGCCCGGATCAAGCAGGTGGACGACCCCCTGTTCGGCAACCACGGCGGCGGCCGGTACCGGCTCCTCTACGAGCAGATCATGCGGGACGCGGAGGACACCTGA